GGCTGCCATGTCCGTCCAACTCCCCTCCTCCATGCGCCCGCTGGCGCTGGCCGCCGCCCTGCTGGCCGGCGCTGCTGGTGTCCACGCCGCTGAAGTCAGCGTCGCCGTGGCGGCCAACTTCACCGCGCCCATGCAGAAGATCGCCGCTGCTTTCGAGCACGACACTGGGCATAAGGCGCAACTGGCATTCGGCGCCACGGGCAAGTTCTACGCCCAGATCGCCAACGGCGCGCCGTTCCAGATCCTGCTGGCCGCCGACGACGCCACGCCCAGCAAGCTGGCCCGCGAAGGCCTGGGCGACGGTGCCACGCAGTTCACCTACGCCATCGGCCAACTGGCGCTGTGGAGCCGCCAGGCGGGCTATGTCGATGACCAGGGCGAGGTGCTCAAAAAGATCGACTGGCGCCACATCGCCATCGCCAATCCGCGCCTGGCGCCCTACGGCGCAGCCGCCATGCAAGTGCTGGAGCAGCTCAAGCTGGTGCAACAGGTGCAGCCGCGCGTGGTGCAGGGCGAGAACATCGCACAGACCTGGCAGTTCGCCGCTTCGGGCAATGCCGAGCTGGGCTTTGTCGCGCTGTCGCAGATCATGGAGGATGGCAAACTGCGCGAAGGCTCGGCCTGGCTGGTGCCGGCCAGCCTGCACAGCCCCATCCGCCAGGACGCCATCGCCCTCAAGGGCGCCCAGGGCAACACCGCTGCCGATGCCCTGCTGCAGTACCTGCGCGGCGACAAGGCGCGCGCCATCATCCGCAGCTACGGCTACGGTTTTTGATGATAAATAATGGTTAAATTACCCTCAAACCCTTGTCCAGCAAGCGCTGACAGCTATCATTTTTGATGATTAACCGATGAGCCTGCCCGTGCTGGCGCCCGACGACTGGGCCGCCATCGGCCTGACGCTGCGGCTGGCCAGCATCACCACGCTGGCGCTCTTGCTGCTGGGTACGCCCCTGGCCTGGTGGCTGGCGCATACGCCCTCGCGCTGGCGCGGGCCGGTGGGCGCGGTGGTGGCGCTGCCGCTGGTGCTGCCGCCCACCGTCATCGGCTTTTACCTGCTGCTGCTGCTGGGGCCACGCGGCTGGGGCGGGCAGTTGACCGAGGCGCTGGGCCTGGGCCGGCTGCCCTTCACCTTTGGCGGACTGGTGGTCGGCTCCATCGTCTATTCCCTGCCCTTTGCCGTGCAGCCGCTGCAGCGTGCCTTCGAGGCTGTCGGTCGCCGTCCGCTGGAGGTCGCGGCCTGCCTGGGCGCGGCGCCGCTGGATCGCTTCGTCAGCGTGGCGCTGCCGCTGGCGCTGCCGGGCTTCGTCACCGCCGCCGTGCTCAGTTTTGCCCATACGGTGGGCGAGTTCGGCGTGATCCTGATGCTGGGCGGCAACATCCCGGGCGCAACGCGCGTGGTTTCGGTGCAGATCTACGACCACGTGGAGGCCATGGAATACGCCCGCGCGCACTGGCTGGCCGGCGGCATGGTGCTGTTTTCCTTCGCCGTGCTGGTGCTGCTGCAGTGGCTGCAGCCCCGGGGAGCGCACACGCCATGAGCACCTCTGACACCGATGGCCACGCCGGCGCCATCCAGGCGCGCCTGCGCCTGCAGCGCCCGGGCTTCACGCTGGATGTCGATCTGCAACTGCCGGGCAGCGGCGTGACGGCGCTGTTCGGCCCCTCTGGCTGCGGCAAGACCAGCGTGCTGCGCGCCATCGCCGGGCTGGAGCGCGCCGCTGGCCGGGTGCAGGTCGGCGCCGCACTGTGGCAGGACGACGCCACGCGCCAATGGCTGCCCACGCACCGCCGCCAGCTCGGCTATGTCTTTCAGGAAGCCAGCCTGTTCGCCCATCTCAACGTCCAGCGCAACATCGACTATGGCCGCCGGCGCCTGCCGGCGCAGCGCCGGGGCAGCGTGCCGCTGGAGCACATCATCGGGCTGCTCGGCCTGGAGCCGCTGATGGGGCGGATGCCGCAGGCCCTGTCCGGCGGCGAGCGCCAGCGCGTGGCGATTGCCCGGGCGCTGGCCGCCAGCCCGCGCGTGCTGCTGATGGACGAGCCGCTGGCCGCGCTGGACGGCGCGCGCAAGGCCGAAGTCCTGCCCTATCTGGAGCGGCTGCAGCGCACGCTTGACATTCCCGTGCTCTACGTCAGCCACGCACCCGAGGAAGTGGCGCGCCTGGCCACGCATCTGGTGCTGCTGCAGGACGGGCGGGTACTCGGCCAGGGCACGCCCGCCGAGCTGATGGCCCGGCTCGACCTGCCGCTGGCGCACGGCGACGCCGCCGGCGCGCTGGTACAAGGCCGGGCGCTGGCGTGGGACGCGCGCGACCATCTGCTGAGCGTGGCCTTCGACGGCGGCGTGCTGCACCTGGCCGGCCATCACAGCCGCCCGGCAGGCGAGCCGCTGCGCCTGCGCGTGTTGGCGCGCGACGTCAGCCTGGCACGCAGCGCACCGCAGGGCAGCACCATCCTGAATGCGCTGCCGGCGCGCATCGTGTACATCGCCCCCGACGCCCCTGGGCAGGTGCTGGTGGCCCTGCAGCTTGGCGGCACGCGGCTGCTGGCGCGCATCTCGCAACGCTCGCAGCGCGAACTGGCGCTGGCGCCGGGCGACGCCGTCTTTGCCCAGGTCAAGAGCGTGGCCCTGGTGGATTGAGCGCGGCGCAGCCGGCGCGGCTGTACGCAAAAACCCAGGGCGATCGCATCTAAATTTTGAGCCAATCTTGATGCAAAGTGCAGGCTCCTAAAGCCAACCGGATGCGACCTTGAGCCTGCTGCAACTGCTCCAACAAATTCCCGATCCCCGTGTGCAGCGCACCCGCCGCCATGAGCTCATCGACTTGCTGGCTATCGCCCTGTGCGCTACTGTCGCCGGAGCAGACAACTGGATCGAGACGGTGGAGTTTGCCCAGGCCCACCAGGCCTGGCTGCAACGCTTTTTGCGCCTGCCTTGCGGCATTGCCTCACACGACACCTTCGCGCGGGTCTTTCGCCGCCTAGATCCGCAGGCACTCGAACAGGTCTTGCAGCAATGGCTCCAGGGTATGTCTGCGAGCGCCTCGGGCCATGCGGCCATCGATGGCAAGAGCGTGCGCAGCGCCCACCGCAAGGGCAAGGGTGCGCACCACAGTTTGCATTTGGTCAGCGCCTGGGCATCTGAGCAGCGCTTGCTGCTGGGCCAGCGCAAGGTCGATGGCAAGAGCAACGAGATCACGGCCATTCCTGAGTTGCTCAAGTTGTTGGACATTGGTGGGTGCACCATCACCATCGATGCCATGGGCTGCCAAAAAGCCATTGCCAAGCAAATCGCCGACCAAGGTGCCCACTACGTGCTCAGCCTCAAGGGCAATCAGCGGCACATGTTCAACGTGTGCAAGAAACACTTTGAAAGCGCTGAAGCTGACAGGGGCCAGCAAACGTTCAGTGACTCAGACAAAGGCCACGGGCGCATCGAGACGCGCAAGTACCAGGTGTCGGCACTGCCGCCGGCGCTGCAGCGTGCGGCCCAGCACTGGCCCCAGCTGCAAAGCGTGGTGCGCGTGGTGCGCACGCGCCAACTGCCAGGCCAAGAGCGAGTCAGCGAACAAACGAGCTACTACCTCAGTAGCCTGAGCGCACACACCAGCGCCCAGCAAATGGCGCAATACATCCGGGGGCACTGGAGCGTGGAAAACCAGCTGCACTGGAGCCTGGATGTGGGCATGGGCGACGACAGCGGTCTGAGTCAGAAAGACCACGCTGCGCACAACCAAGCGCTGCTCAGGCGCATGGCCCAGCAGATGCTGCAAGCCGACACCAGCGTGAAGGCCGGACTCAAGGCCAAGCGCAAACGCGCGGGCTGGGACTTGACCTACTTGGAGCGGGTCATGGAGCTATGCATTTAGATGCGATCGCCCTGCGCAAAAACCCTCATTGCTACTCAAAAGATAGCTATCTGCGTTTGCCAGGCATGGGCTGCAGCGCGAAATCACCCAGAAAACGCCCGCTGCGCCAGTCTTTAGAATGGCGCCCGCGTAAAACTTTGTTGGGCGCACGCAGCCACCCCTTGCCTGCCGCCCGTGCGTGTTGACCGCCGCCACCCGCCTACCCCCGCTGCCTACCCGCCGCTTTCCGGAGACACCATGCAGGCTCTACTTGCCCTGTCCAGGGCCATCGACAGGCTGAACGCCTTCGTCGGCAAATATTGCATCTGGCTGATTTTTGCCGCCACCGTCATCAGCGCCGCCAATGCGGTGATCCGCAAACTCTTCAACTACAGCTCCAACGCCTTCCTGGAAGTGCAGTGGTACCTGTATGCCTGGTCGTTCCTGATCGCCGCCGGCTACACGCTGCTGCAGCGCGAGCACGTGCGCATCGACGTGCTCAACAGCCGCCTGTCCAAGCGCACCCAGGTCTGGATCGACATCTTCGGCTTCATCTTCTTCCTCACGCCGGTATGCATCCTGGTGCTGTGGCTGGGCGTGCCCATGCTGATCAGCAAGTTCCAGTCGGGCGAGGTCTCGGGCAACCCCGGCGGGCTGATCCGCTGGCCGGTGTGGGTGGCGCTGCCCGTGGGCTTTGCGCTGCTGATGCTGCAGGGCTGGTCGGAGCTGATCAAGCGCATCGCCTTCCTCAAGGGCCAGGGGCCTGATCCCATGGGCCGACTGTCCGACAAGAGCGACGAGCAGGCGCTGATCGAGGCCTTGCGCCAGCAGGCCGAGCAGGAACGCCAGGCCGCTGCCGGCGCCCCCACTCCTGCCGCCCGCTGAGCGCCGACCGGAGCACCTGAAGCATCATGGAATTTCTCACCTCCAACTTCGCCCCGATCATGTTCGCGGGCCTGGCCCTGTTTCTGATCCTGGGCTTTCCCGTGGCCTTCAGCCTGGGCGCCTGCGGCCTGTTCTTCGGCCTGCTGGGCATAGAGCTGGGCGTTTTCCCCGCCTCCATCCTGGCCTGGCTGCCTGAACGCCTGATCGGCATCATGGCCAACGACACGCTGCTGGCCGTGCCCTTTTTCACGCTGATGGGCCTGATCCTGGAGAGAAGCGGCATGGCCGAGGACTTGCTCGACTCGGTCGGCCAGGTCTTCGGGCCGCTGCGCGGCGGCCTGGCGCTGGCCGTGATCTTCGTCGGCGCGCTGCTGGCCGCCACCACCGGTGTGGTCGCCGCCTCGGTCATCTCGATGGGCCTGATCTCCATGCCCATCATGCTGCGCTACGGCTACAGCCGGCCGCTGACCAGCGGCGTGATCGCCGCCTCGGGCACGCTGTCGCAGATCATCCCGCCGTCGCTGGTGCTGATCATCATGGCCGACCAGCTGGGCAAGAGCGTGGGCGACATGTACAAGGGCGCCTTCACCCCGGCCCTCATCCTGGTGGGCCTGTACGTGCTGTGGGTGGTCTTCCTGGCCATCTTCAAGCCCCAGGCCGTGCCGGCGCTGCCGCCCGAGGCGCGCACGCTGCGCGAGAAAGACGGCAGCGCCGGCTACCCCTCGCTAGCGGCGGTGCTGCTGATCTCGGCGCTGGTGGCCTGGGTGCTGGAGTCGCACATGGCCGACATCCACACCTGGTGGGAGGGCCGCCTGGTGGAGTTCGTGCCGACCGATGAAAAAGTGGTGGTCGCCGCCTGCGGCGGCGCCTTCGTGGCCTGGCTGATCGCCGTGGCCAACCGCGTGCTGCGCCTGGGCCTGCTGTCGCAACTGGCCGAGCGCGTGACCTTCGTGCTGATCCCGCCGCTGCTGCTGATCTTCCTGGTGCTGGGCACTATCTTCCTGGGCGTGGCCTCGCCCACCGAGGGCGGCGCCATGGGCGCGGTGGGCGCGCTAATCATGGCCCTGGCCCGGGGCCGGCTGAACTTCAGGCTGCTCACCCAGGCACTGGCCTCGACCACGCGGCTGGCCTCGTTCGTGATGTTCATCCTGATCGGCGCGACCATGTTCAGCATGGTCTTCCAGGCCGCTGACGGCCCGCGCTGGGTCGAGCACCTGCTGGCCGACCTGCCCGGCGGCCAGGTGGGCTTTCTGATCGTCGTGAACCTGATGATCTTCTTCCTGGCCTTCTTCCTGGATTACTTCGAGTTGTCCTTCATCGTCGTGCCGCTGCTGGCGCCGGTGGCGGAAAAGCTGGGCGTCGATCTGATCTGGTTTGGCGTGCTGCTGGCGGTGAACATGCAGACCTCCTTCCTGCACCCGCCGTTCGGCTTCGCGCTGTTCTTCCTGCGCTCGGTGGCGCCCGAGAAGCCCTATGTCGATCACGTGACCGGCAAGCTCATGGAGCCGGTGACCACCATGCAGATCTATCGTGGCGCGATTCCCTTCCTGATCCTGCAGCTGACCATGGTCGGCATCCTGATCGCCTTCCCCAGCTTGGTCACGGGCAGCCTGGACAAGAAGGTCGAGGTCAACATGGACGCCGTGGGCGCGCAGATGCTCGACAGCCTGAACCAGGACGATGGCGGCTACGGCGCGGACGAGGAGGCTGCAC
This portion of the Melaminivora jejuensis genome encodes:
- a CDS encoding ISAs1 family transposase — its product is MSLLQLLQQIPDPRVQRTRRHELIDLLAIALCATVAGADNWIETVEFAQAHQAWLQRFLRLPCGIASHDTFARVFRRLDPQALEQVLQQWLQGMSASASGHAAIDGKSVRSAHRKGKGAHHSLHLVSAWASEQRLLLGQRKVDGKSNEITAIPELLKLLDIGGCTITIDAMGCQKAIAKQIADQGAHYVLSLKGNQRHMFNVCKKHFESAEADRGQQTFSDSDKGHGRIETRKYQVSALPPALQRAAQHWPQLQSVVRVVRTRQLPGQERVSEQTSYYLSSLSAHTSAQQMAQYIRGHWSVENQLHWSLDVGMGDDSGLSQKDHAAHNQALLRRMAQQMLQADTSVKAGLKAKRKRAGWDLTYLERVMELCI
- the modC gene encoding molybdenum ABC transporter ATP-binding protein → MSTSDTDGHAGAIQARLRLQRPGFTLDVDLQLPGSGVTALFGPSGCGKTSVLRAIAGLERAAGRVQVGAALWQDDATRQWLPTHRRQLGYVFQEASLFAHLNVQRNIDYGRRRLPAQRRGSVPLEHIIGLLGLEPLMGRMPQALSGGERQRVAIARALAASPRVLLMDEPLAALDGARKAEVLPYLERLQRTLDIPVLYVSHAPEEVARLATHLVLLQDGRVLGQGTPAELMARLDLPLAHGDAAGALVQGRALAWDARDHLLSVAFDGGVLHLAGHHSRPAGEPLRLRVLARDVSLARSAPQGSTILNALPARIVYIAPDAPGQVLVALQLGGTRLLARISQRSQRELALAPGDAVFAQVKSVALVD
- the modB gene encoding molybdate ABC transporter permease subunit, which encodes MSLPVLAPDDWAAIGLTLRLASITTLALLLLGTPLAWWLAHTPSRWRGPVGAVVALPLVLPPTVIGFYLLLLLGPRGWGGQLTEALGLGRLPFTFGGLVVGSIVYSLPFAVQPLQRAFEAVGRRPLEVAACLGAAPLDRFVSVALPLALPGFVTAAVLSFAHTVGEFGVILMLGGNIPGATRVVSVQIYDHVEAMEYARAHWLAGGMVLFSFAVLVLLQWLQPRGAHTP
- a CDS encoding TRAP transporter small permease subunit — translated: MQALLALSRAIDRLNAFVGKYCIWLIFAATVISAANAVIRKLFNYSSNAFLEVQWYLYAWSFLIAAGYTLLQREHVRIDVLNSRLSKRTQVWIDIFGFIFFLTPVCILVLWLGVPMLISKFQSGEVSGNPGGLIRWPVWVALPVGFALLMLQGWSELIKRIAFLKGQGPDPMGRLSDKSDEQALIEALRQQAEQERQAAAGAPTPAAR
- a CDS encoding TRAP transporter large permease subunit, which produces MEFLTSNFAPIMFAGLALFLILGFPVAFSLGACGLFFGLLGIELGVFPASILAWLPERLIGIMANDTLLAVPFFTLMGLILERSGMAEDLLDSVGQVFGPLRGGLALAVIFVGALLAATTGVVAASVISMGLISMPIMLRYGYSRPLTSGVIAASGTLSQIIPPSLVLIIMADQLGKSVGDMYKGAFTPALILVGLYVLWVVFLAIFKPQAVPALPPEARTLREKDGSAGYPSLAAVLLISALVAWVLESHMADIHTWWEGRLVEFVPTDEKVVVAACGGAFVAWLIAVANRVLRLGLLSQLAERVTFVLIPPLLLIFLVLGTIFLGVASPTEGGAMGAVGALIMALARGRLNFRLLTQALASTTRLASFVMFILIGATMFSMVFQAADGPRWVEHLLADLPGGQVGFLIVVNLMIFFLAFFLDYFELSFIVVPLLAPVAEKLGVDLIWFGVLLAVNMQTSFLHPPFGFALFFLRSVAPEKPYVDHVTGKLMEPVTTMQIYRGAIPFLILQLTMVGILIAFPSLVTGSLDKKVEVNMDAVGAQMLDSLNQDDGGYGADEEAAPESDAPAMPEPAPAEEGAAAEDDPFKAIQEAVDGASAPQEPASQ
- the modA gene encoding molybdate ABC transporter substrate-binding protein: MSVQLPSSMRPLALAAALLAGAAGVHAAEVSVAVAANFTAPMQKIAAAFEHDTGHKAQLAFGATGKFYAQIANGAPFQILLAADDATPSKLAREGLGDGATQFTYAIGQLALWSRQAGYVDDQGEVLKKIDWRHIAIANPRLAPYGAAAMQVLEQLKLVQQVQPRVVQGENIAQTWQFAASGNAELGFVALSQIMEDGKLREGSAWLVPASLHSPIRQDAIALKGAQGNTAADALLQYLRGDKARAIIRSYGYGF